AATTCTGATGAGGTTACAAGGCAATCGACTCTAAAATTTAAGGAAAAAGGCGTCTATTTTGTTGGGATTAATTCGAATAGCGCCACCACGATTCCAGAAGATAGTTTTGAACATATGGTGCAGCGTATGGAAGCAGAGGGTTTTCCTTGGGTCTATCTTCATGACTCTACGCAAGAAGTGGCAAAAGCGTATGGTGCTCTGCGAACACCGCATTTTTATCTATTCAATCAAGAGCGCCATTTAATCTATACAGGAAGAGGGGTCGATAATCCCCGCGACACCAGCAAAATGACTGTAAATGACTTAGATCATGCCATTGAGGATCTTCTAGCAGGAAAACCCTTGCGGACTGTATTGACGAATCCCATCGGATGCAATATCAAGTGGGAAGGTAAAGAAAAACATTGGATGCCTGATGAGGCTTGTGATTTAGTTTAAATCTTTAAGAAAAGGAACAAGGATGAGAATTTTAATAGCAGGAGCGCATGGACTGGTGGGATCAGCATTAGTTCCTTTTCTAAAAGCACAG
This genomic interval from Chlamydiales bacterium STE3 contains the following:
- a CDS encoding Peroxiredoxin (Product derived from UniProtKB/Trembl:L0EK88): MTFTLSLGAKAPDFHLTATDGKQYSLKDFEHFPVLVIFFTCNHCPYVLNSDEVTRQSTLKFKEKGVYFVGINSNSATTIPEDSFEHMVQRMEAEGFPWVYLHDSTQEVAKAYGALRTPHFYLFNQERHLIYTGRGVDNPRDTSKMTVNDLDHAIEDLLAGKPLRTVLTNPIGCNIKWEGKEKHWMPDEACDLV